One Helicobacter cetorum MIT 00-7128 DNA window includes the following coding sequences:
- the rpsI gene encoding 30S ribosomal protein S9, with protein MKKIYATGKRKTAIAKVWLSVGKGEMSINNQSLNQWLGGHEAIKMKVMQPLLLTKQEQSVDIKAVVFGGGYSAQAEALRHGISKALNAYDIAFRAILKPKGLLTRDSRVVERKKYGKRKARRSPQFSKR; from the coding sequence ATGAAAAAAATCTATGCTACCGGCAAGAGAAAAACGGCTATCGCTAAAGTTTGGCTAAGCGTTGGAAAAGGCGAAATGTCTATCAATAACCAAAGCTTAAACCAATGGTTAGGTGGGCATGAGGCGATTAAAATGAAAGTCATGCAACCCCTACTTTTAACCAAACAAGAGCAATCTGTAGACATTAAAGCGGTGGTTTTTGGTGGGGGCTATAGCGCTCAAGCTGAGGCTTTAAGACATGGTATTTCTAAAGCGTTGAATGCGTATGACATTGCTTTCAGAGCGATTTTAAAACCTAAAGGCTTACTCACTAGAGATTCAAGAGTAGTTGAGCGTAAGAAATATGGTAAAAGAAAGGCTAGAAGAAGTCCGCAATTCTCTAAGAGATAA
- a CDS encoding DNA-methyltransferase, giving the protein MTQIYNTDAFEIIKDFQKQNLKVDAIITDPPYNISVKNNFSTMHSAKRKGIDFGEWDKDFKFLEWIRLYSPLVKKNGSMIIFCSYRFISYIADSLEQNDFLVKDFIQWVKTNPMPRNINRRYVQDTEFALWAVKKGAKWTFNKPENKKYLRSLILKSPIVSGIERTKHPTQKSLALMEKIISIHTNPNNIVLDPFMGSGTTGVACKNLGRKFIGTELEKEYFQIAQKRLKHY; this is encoded by the coding sequence ATGACACAAATTTATAACACAGATGCTTTTGAAATTATCAAAGATTTTCAAAAACAAAATTTAAAAGTAGATGCTATTATCACTGACCCTCCTTATAACATTTCTGTTAAAAATAATTTTTCTACCATGCATAGCGCTAAGCGAAAGGGCATAGATTTTGGGGAATGGGATAAAGATTTTAAGTTTTTAGAATGGATTAGGCTATATTCTCCCCTAGTTAAGAAAAACGGCTCTATGATTATTTTTTGCTCTTATAGATTTATAAGCTATATTGCCGATTCTTTGGAACAAAATGACTTTTTAGTAAAAGATTTTATCCAATGGGTCAAAACTAACCCAATGCCTAGAAATATCAATCGGCGCTATGTGCAAGATACTGAATTTGCCCTATGGGCAGTTAAAAAGGGAGCTAAATGGACTTTTAATAAACCTGAAAATAAAAAATACTTACGCTCTTTAATTTTAAAAAGCCCCATAGTGAGCGGAATTGAAAGAACTAAACACCCCACACAAAAAAGCCTAGCCTTAATGGAAAAAATTATCTCTATACACACCAACCCTAATAATATTGTGCTAGACCCCTTTATGGGGAGTGGCACAACTGGTGTTGCATGCAAAAACTTAGGGCGAAAATTCATTGGCACAGAATTAGAAAAAGAATATTTTCAAATCGCACAAAAACGCTTAAAGCATTACTAA
- a CDS encoding D-2-hydroxyacid dehydrogenase: MQTFKKGVVLEAKSIGLKALEPLKKLGDFSFYETTLANEVLERSKEAEILVLNKVVLNRELLKKLPKLKLICITATGMDNVDLKSAKELGIEVKNVSAYSTESVAQHTLACALSLLGRLSYYDNYCKSGEYSQSDTFTHIGGHMGLVKNSQWGIIGLGNIGKRVAKLAQAFGAKVVYSSTSQVKRQEDYEEKPLEELLKTSDIISIHAPLNEKTNNLISAKELELLKQGTILINMGRGGIVNEKDLAQILKPKDLYYASDVFTQEPLKKEHVFLEPSIQKHLLLTPHVAWGYSDSLKTLVERTKENIQSFLAKS; this comes from the coding sequence ATGCAAACATTCAAAAAAGGCGTTGTGTTAGAGGCTAAATCTATTGGTTTGAAAGCTTTAGAGCCTCTTAAAAAATTGGGGGATTTTAGCTTTTATGAAACAACTTTAGCTAATGAAGTATTGGAGCGCTCCAAAGAGGCTGAAATTCTTGTGCTTAATAAAGTGGTGTTAAATAGAGAGCTTTTAAAAAAATTGCCAAAACTTAAACTGATTTGTATTACAGCAACAGGCATGGATAATGTGGATTTAAAAAGCGCCAAAGAATTAGGTATAGAAGTTAAAAATGTGAGCGCTTATTCTACAGAATCTGTAGCCCAACACACTCTAGCTTGTGCGCTTTCTTTGCTAGGTAGGTTGAGCTATTATGATAATTATTGCAAAAGTGGGGAATACTCACAAAGTGATACTTTCACGCATATTGGTGGGCATATGGGCTTAGTAAAAAATAGCCAATGGGGCATTATAGGACTAGGAAATATTGGTAAAAGGGTAGCAAAACTCGCTCAAGCCTTTGGAGCTAAAGTGGTGTATAGCTCTACAAGTCAAGTAAAACGCCAAGAAGATTATGAAGAAAAGCCTTTAGAAGAATTATTAAAAACAAGTGATATTATCAGTATCCATGCGCCATTGAATGAAAAGACCAACAATTTAATCAGTGCTAAAGAGCTTGAGTTATTAAAACAAGGCACAATTTTAATCAACATGGGGCGAGGGGGCATTGTGAATGAAAAGGATTTAGCTCAAATTTTAAAGCCTAAAGATTTATATTATGCGAGCGATGTCTTTACTCAAGAGCCTTTAAAAAAAGAGCATGTGTTTTTAGAGCCTAGCATTCAAAAACATTTGCTTTTAACCCCCCATGTAGCATGGGGCTATAGCGATAGCTTAAAAACTTTAGTAGAAAGAACCAAAGAAAATATCCAATCCTTTTTGGCAAAGTCTTAA
- a CDS encoding agmatine deiminase family protein — protein sequence MKRMLAEFERNQAILMAFPHKFGDWAYCIKEARESFLNIIQTIANYTKVLVCVHTNDNIGYERLKNLSNVNTARIDTNDTWARDFGAISIENKGVLECLNFGFNGWGLKYPSNLDNLVNFKLKNLGFLKHPLKTIPYILEGGSIESDGAGTILTNTQCLLEPNRNPHLNKDELENMLKKELGAKQVLWYSHGYLRGDDTDSHTDTLARFLDKDTIVYSACKDKNDEHYEELAKMQEELKTFKKLDGTPYKLIPLEIPKAIFDENNERLPATYVNFLFCNNALIVPTYNDPKDTLILETLKEHTPLEVVGINCNTLIKQHGSLHCVTMQLY from the coding sequence ATGAAAAGAATGTTAGCGGAATTTGAAAGAAACCAAGCGATTTTAATGGCATTTCCCCACAAGTTTGGCGACTGGGCGTATTGTATCAAAGAAGCTAGAGAGAGCTTTTTAAACATCATTCAAACCATAGCAAATTACACAAAGGTTTTAGTGTGTGTTCATACTAACGATAATATCGGTTATGAAAGGTTAAAAAATTTATCTAATGTGAATACCGCACGAATTGATACAAATGACACATGGGCGAGAGATTTTGGAGCCATTAGCATTGAAAATAAGGGCGTTTTAGAGTGCTTGAATTTTGGTTTTAATGGCTGGGGGTTAAAATACCCATCAAATTTGGATAATCTAGTGAATTTCAAACTCAAAAATTTAGGGTTTTTAAAACACCCCTTAAAGACTATACCCTATATTTTAGAAGGCGGAAGTATAGAAAGTGATGGGGCTGGAACTATTTTAACCAACACTCAGTGCCTATTAGAACCAAATCGTAACCCCCATTTGAATAAAGATGAATTAGAAAACATGCTTAAAAAGGAATTAGGGGCTAAACAAGTGCTATGGTATTCTCATGGCTATTTAAGGGGCGATGATACAGATAGTCATACTGACACGCTCGCTCGGTTTTTAGATAAAGATACCATTGTTTATAGTGCGTGCAAGGATAAAAATGATGAGCATTATGAAGAATTAGCCAAAATGCAAGAAGAATTAAAAACCTTTAAAAAACTTGATGGCACACCTTATAAACTAATCCCTTTAGAAATCCCCAAAGCGATTTTTGATGAGAATAACGAACGATTACCAGCTACTTATGTAAACTTCTTATTTTGTAATAACGCCTTAATCGTGCCAACTTATAACGACCCTAAGGATACGCTCATTTTAGAGACCTTAAAAGAGCATACTCCCCTAGAAGTAGTAGGTATAAATTGTAATACCCTAATCAAGCAACATGGAAGCTTGCATTGTGTAACGATGCAACTATATTAA
- a CDS encoding outer membrane protein: protein MKVKFLGALALSLSLSGLYAEESSLFAGVGYELGLGLNQMTAHYPICGSNGDKWCTKSMTTAQPLMNGVNLSAGYHQFVGKSKRFGIKYYGFFSYSASSNAQNQGGVSGGLDLPQGAYGATAPNALALYGAGMNFIYNVKETQDAKFGFYTGFALAGQTWSFGSIDKSRDIVSKKDIKDTLATMNASYVQFLFDFGMRLKYKKHAIVELGFKVPTINLPYYKTPKMSYDQTTGEWVKDKSWTKLETRRAIAFYINFLYAF, encoded by the coding sequence ATGAAAGTAAAATTTCTAGGTGCGTTAGCGTTGAGCTTGAGTTTAAGTGGGTTATATGCTGAAGAGAGTTCGTTATTTGCAGGAGTTGGCTATGAGTTAGGTTTAGGGCTTAATCAAATGACAGCCCATTACCCCATATGCGGTTCAAATGGGGATAAATGGTGCACAAAATCTATGACAACCGCTCAGCCTTTGATGAATGGCGTGAATTTATCCGCAGGTTATCATCAATTTGTAGGTAAGAGCAAACGCTTTGGGATTAAATACTATGGGTTCTTTAGCTATAGCGCTAGTTCAAACGCTCAAAATCAAGGGGGTGTTTCTGGCGGTTTAGATTTGCCTCAAGGAGCCTATGGAGCAACTGCCCCTAATGCTCTAGCGCTTTATGGTGCAGGAATGAATTTTATTTATAATGTTAAAGAAACTCAAGACGCTAAATTTGGCTTTTATACCGGTTTTGCACTAGCAGGACAGACTTGGTCTTTTGGTTCTATTGATAAATCAAGAGATATTGTTTCTAAAAAGGACATTAAAGATACTCTTGCTACTATGAATGCGAGCTATGTGCAATTCTTGTTTGATTTTGGTATGCGTTTAAAATACAAAAAGCATGCGATTGTTGAGCTTGGCTTTAAAGTTCCCACTATCAATTTACCTTATTATAAAACTCCAAAAATGTCTTATGACCAAACAACAGGAGAGTGGGTTAAAGATAAATCTTGGACAAAGCTTGAAACAAGAAGAGCGATTGCTTTTTATATCAACTTCCTTTATGCTTTCTAA
- the hypE gene encoding hydrogenase expression/formation protein HypE, whose amino-acid sequence MDSVTLACGNGGQETNALIEQVFMPYLKEFISAFNEDAPKFRANGEYCVSTDSFVITPLVFNGGDIGKLCVCGSANDVSMQGGEPLFLNIGFILEEGLEISLLKQILNSIQEQLKLANLKLLSLDTKVVPKGSVDKLFINSTCIGKIIKPEISSQNLKEGQAIIVSDSIANHGASLFAMRNEIKLKTSLESDCQLLYPLLKPLFLSNLKIYALRDATRGGLASVLNEWASSSKVKIIIEEDKIPLKEETQGICEILGLEPYALANEGVFVLAMDKKDAPKALELLHANEKGKNACIIGEVFKNPYPSVTLKNAWGFERILEMPEGEILPRIC is encoded by the coding sequence ATGGATAGCGTAACTCTAGCATGTGGGAATGGGGGGCAAGAAACTAATGCATTAATTGAGCAAGTGTTTATGCCTTATTTAAAAGAATTTATTAGTGCTTTTAATGAAGATGCCCCTAAGTTTAGGGCTAATGGGGAGTATTGTGTCAGCACGGATAGTTTTGTCATTACGCCCTTAGTTTTTAATGGGGGCGATATAGGCAAACTCTGTGTTTGTGGGAGTGCGAATGATGTGAGCATGCAAGGGGGCGAACCCCTTTTTCTAAACATAGGCTTTATTTTAGAAGAAGGCTTAGAAATTAGCTTGCTAAAACAGATTTTAAATTCCATTCAAGAGCAATTAAAATTAGCTAATCTGAAACTACTCTCATTAGACACTAAGGTGGTGCCAAAGGGGAGCGTGGATAAGCTCTTTATTAACTCAACTTGCATTGGTAAAATCATAAAGCCAGAGATTTCTTCACAAAATTTAAAAGAAGGACAAGCCATTATCGTGAGTGATAGTATCGCAAATCATGGGGCAAGTTTGTTTGCCATGCGTAATGAAATCAAGCTAAAAACGAGTTTAGAAAGCGATTGTCAATTACTCTATCCTTTATTAAAACCTTTATTTTTAAGCAACTTAAAAATTTATGCCCTAAGAGATGCAACTAGGGGCGGACTAGCAAGCGTTCTAAATGAATGGGCGAGTAGCTCTAAGGTAAAAATCATTATAGAAGAAGACAAAATTCCTTTGAAAGAAGAAACGCAAGGCATTTGTGAGATTCTAGGGCTAGAACCTTACGCATTAGCTAATGAAGGGGTGTTTGTCCTAGCTATGGATAAAAAAGACGCCCCTAAAGCCTTAGAGCTCTTGCATGCTAATGAAAAAGGCAAAAACGCTTGTATTATAGGCGAAGTGTTTAAAAACCCCTATCCTAGCGTAACTTTAAAAAATGCATGGGGTTTTGAAAGAATCTTAGAAATGCCAGAAGGCGAAATCTTGCCTAGGATTTGCTAA
- the rplM gene encoding 50S ribosomal protein L13 yields MTKTAKVNDIVRDWVILDAKDKVFGRLITEIAVLLRGKHRPFYTPNVDCGDFVVVINADKVKFSGMKLEDKEYFTHSGYFGSTKSKTLQEMLEKTPEKLYHLAVRGMLPKTKLGKAMIKKLKVYRDDKHPHTAQISKKDAK; encoded by the coding sequence ATGACAAAGACTGCTAAAGTCAATGACATCGTCCGTGATTGGGTTATCTTAGACGCTAAAGACAAAGTTTTTGGCCGCTTAATCACTGAAATTGCCGTGCTTTTAAGAGGCAAACACCGCCCTTTTTATACCCCTAATGTGGATTGTGGGGATTTTGTAGTAGTTATCAATGCGGATAAAGTTAAGTTCTCTGGTATGAAATTAGAAGATAAAGAGTATTTCACTCATTCAGGCTATTTTGGTAGCACTAAGAGTAAGACTCTTCAAGAAATGTTAGAAAAAACCCCTGAAAAACTCTACCACCTAGCTGTTAGAGGCATGCTCCCTAAGACTAAATTAGGAAAAGCGATGATTAAAAAGCTCAAAGTTTATCGTGATGATAAGCACCCACATACTGCACAAATCAGCAAAAAGGACGCTAAATGA
- the hypF gene encoding carbamoyltransferase HypF: protein MCNDATILNKITLFGVVQGVGMRPFVVALAQKLELVGFVRNVSTALEIVLPKNKTELFLNALKNGLPPLALIEKIEISPYNKVLNFNGFKILKSKTNALNLLSQIPKDLGVCKNCLHEIRDKNSPYFHYAFNSCAKCGARYSLLNALPYDRENSALKPFKLCEFCSSIYKDPTNKRFHIQGISCQKCGITLNYKELKNYDALLECAKDIQKGKIIAFKGLGGFAFVCDARNQVTIERLRLLKNRPLKPFALMLKDLNTAHQYVFLNKLECESLNSFNAPILLAHKKTNTQLAPNIAPNSPFYGVVLPYTPLHALLLDLLDFPTIFTSANFSSQPLASNEEEIKKLHFLYDFKLTHNRFIIHRIDDSITQCVDNKIRLVRLARGFAPLYITLPKPLKKKEKILALGAEQKGHFSLLDSETSTLLLSPFCGDLSVLENENHFKETLNFILNAYHFKPTLLACDKHPNYATTKMALNFNMPLLQVQHHHAHFLASILDAFLQDRNTNQFIGIIWDGSGAYENKIYGAECFIGDFKEIREVARFEEFLLLGGEKAIKEPKRLVLEIALKYQLGKLLKRIQKHFNKNELEIFKQMHVRQIQSIATNSIGRLFDIVAFSLNLVETISFEAQSGQVLENLAKESNETSIYPFEIKDNMVRLRKFYQAFENDLEKLEFKHIAKKFFNSLVEIIIALIMPFKEHAVVFGGGVFCNKLLCEQLAKRLKELKRKYFFHKNFPPNDSNIAIGQALMAYYQTQIIKKD, encoded by the coding sequence TTGTGTAACGATGCAACTATATTAAATAAAATCACGCTTTTTGGCGTGGTTCAAGGCGTGGGCATGCGCCCTTTTGTGGTTGCCCTAGCTCAAAAATTAGAGCTTGTAGGCTTTGTGCGTAATGTCAGCACTGCTCTAGAAATTGTCTTGCCTAAAAATAAGACCGAGTTATTTTTAAACGCTTTAAAAAATGGATTACCCCCTTTAGCCTTGATTGAAAAAATTGAGATTAGCCCCTATAATAAAGTGCTAAATTTTAATGGTTTTAAAATTTTAAAAAGCAAGACTAACGCCTTAAATTTGCTTAGTCAAATCCCCAAAGACTTAGGCGTGTGTAAAAATTGCTTGCATGAAATTAGGGACAAGAACTCCCCCTATTTTCATTACGCTTTCAACTCTTGTGCAAAATGTGGGGCAAGATACAGCCTTTTAAACGCCTTACCCTATGACAGAGAAAACTCCGCCTTAAAACCTTTCAAACTCTGTGAATTTTGTTCTTCTATCTATAAAGACCCCACTAACAAGCGATTTCATATTCAAGGCATAAGCTGTCAAAAGTGCGGTATTACGCTTAACTATAAAGAATTAAAAAATTATGATGCTCTTTTAGAGTGTGCTAAGGACATTCAAAAGGGTAAAATTATCGCTTTTAAAGGCTTAGGGGGTTTTGCCTTTGTATGTGATGCGAGAAATCAAGTAACTATAGAAAGATTACGCCTTTTAAAAAATCGCCCCTTAAAACCATTCGCACTCATGCTTAAAGATTTAAACACAGCACATCAATATGTGTTTTTAAACAAGTTAGAATGCGAGAGCTTAAACTCTTTTAATGCCCCCATACTCTTAGCTCATAAAAAAACTAACACCCAATTAGCCCCAAATATTGCCCCAAACTCCCCTTTTTATGGTGTCGTATTGCCCTATACCCCCTTACATGCTTTGTTATTAGATTTGTTAGATTTTCCTACTATTTTTACAAGTGCAAATTTTAGCTCCCAACCTTTAGCAAGTAATGAAGAAGAAATCAAAAAACTGCATTTTCTCTATGATTTTAAACTCACACACAATCGCTTTATTATTCATAGAATTGATGATAGTATCACACAATGCGTGGATAATAAAATCCGTTTAGTGCGTTTGGCTAGGGGGTTTGCCCCACTTTATATTACCTTACCAAAGCCTTTAAAAAAGAAAGAAAAAATTTTAGCCCTAGGAGCGGAGCAAAAAGGGCATTTTAGCTTGCTAGATAGCGAGACTTCCACGCTTTTACTCTCGCCTTTTTGTGGGGATTTGAGCGTTTTAGAAAATGAAAACCACTTTAAAGAAACTCTAAATTTTATTTTAAACGCTTATCATTTCAAACCCACGCTTTTAGCTTGCGATAAACACCCAAACTACGCCACCACTAAAATGGCTTTGAATTTTAACATGCCCTTATTACAAGTCCAGCACCACCATGCGCATTTTTTAGCAAGTATCTTAGACGCATTTTTACAAGATAGAAATACCAATCAATTCATAGGCATTATCTGGGATGGGAGTGGGGCTTATGAAAATAAGATTTATGGGGCGGAGTGTTTTATAGGGGATTTTAAAGAAATTAGAGAAGTCGCTAGGTTTGAAGAATTTTTGCTTTTAGGGGGCGAGAAAGCCATAAAAGAGCCTAAACGCCTAGTTTTAGAAATCGCTTTAAAATACCAGCTTGGCAAGCTTTTAAAACGCATTCAAAAGCATTTTAACAAAAATGAATTAGAAATTTTTAAACAAATGCATGTGAGACAAATCCAAAGCATAGCCACAAATTCCATAGGGCGTTTGTTTGATATTGTGGCGTTTAGTTTAAACTTAGTAGAAACAATTAGTTTTGAAGCACAGAGCGGTCAAGTTTTAGAAAATTTAGCCAAAGAGAGCAATGAAACTTCAATTTATCCTTTTGAAATTAAGGACAATATGGTGCGTTTGAGAAAATTTTATCAAGCGTTTGAAAATGATTTAGAAAAACTAGAATTTAAACATATCGCTAAGAAATTTTTTAATAGTCTAGTAGAAATCATTATCGCTTTAATCATGCCTTTTAAAGAGCATGCAGTGGTGTTTGGTGGGGGTGTGTTTTGCAACAAACTATTATGCGAGCAATTAGCCAAACGCTTAAAAGAGCTTAAAAGAAAGTATTTTTTCCACAAAAATTTTCCGCCTAATGATAGCAATATCGCTATTGGTCAAGCTTTAATGGCGTATTATCAAACTCAAATTATCAAAAAGGATTAA
- the tsaD gene encoding tRNA (adenosine(37)-N6)-threonylcarbamoyltransferase complex transferase subunit TsaD, producing the protein MILSIESSCDDSSLALTSIKSAKLIAHFKNSQEKHHSPYGGVVPELASRLHAESLPILLERIKMSLNNDFSKLKAIAITSQPGLSVTLIEGLMMAKALSLSLNLPLILEDHLRGHVYSLFINEKQTCMPLSVLLVSGGHSLILEARSYEDIKIMASSLDDSFGESFDKVSKMLNLGYPGGPIVEKLALDYSYKNEPLIFPIPLKNSPNLAFSFSGLKNAVRLEIEKNAHNLNDEVKSKICYHFQSVAIEHLIKQTKRYFKTKRPKIFGIVGGASQNLALRKAFENLCDTFDCKLVLAPLEFCSDNAAMIGRASLEAYKKGQFTPLEKADISPRTLLKMN; encoded by the coding sequence ATGATTTTAAGTATTGAAAGTTCTTGTGATGACAGCTCTTTAGCTCTTACTAGCATAAAGAGTGCCAAACTCATCGCTCATTTTAAAAACTCTCAAGAAAAGCACCATAGTCCTTATGGAGGCGTTGTGCCTGAACTTGCATCACGCCTTCATGCTGAGAGTTTGCCAATATTATTAGAACGCATTAAAATGAGCTTGAATAATGATTTTTCTAAGCTTAAAGCCATAGCTATTACGAGCCAGCCGGGTTTGAGTGTAACTTTAATAGAGGGTTTGATGATGGCAAAAGCCTTGAGCTTGTCTTTAAATTTGCCCTTAATTTTAGAAGACCATTTAAGAGGGCATGTGTATTCGCTCTTTATCAATGAAAAGCAAACTTGCATGCCTTTAAGCGTGCTGTTAGTCTCTGGGGGGCATTCTTTGATTTTAGAGGCTAGGAGCTATGAAGACATTAAAATCATGGCTTCTAGTTTAGATGATAGCTTTGGAGAGAGCTTTGACAAGGTTTCTAAAATGCTAAATTTAGGCTATCCGGGAGGTCCTATAGTAGAAAAATTAGCCCTTGATTACTCGTATAAAAATGAGCCTTTAATATTTCCTATTCCTTTAAAAAATAGCCCAAATTTAGCGTTTAGCTTTTCAGGTTTAAAAAACGCAGTGCGTTTGGAGATTGAAAAAAACGCTCACAATTTAAATGATGAAGTAAAAAGTAAGATTTGCTATCATTTTCAAAGTGTAGCCATAGAGCATTTAATCAAGCAAACCAAACGCTATTTTAAAACTAAACGCCCCAAAATTTTTGGCATTGTGGGGGGAGCGAGTCAAAATCTAGCCTTGAGAAAGGCGTTTGAAAATTTGTGTGATACATTTGATTGCAAGCTTGTTTTAGCCCCCTTAGAATTTTGTAGTGATAATGCGGCTATGATAGGGCGAGCAAGCTTAGAAGCCTATAAAAAAGGGCAATTCACCCCTTTAGAAAAGGCGGATATTTCGCCAAGAACGCTGTTGAAAATGAATTAG
- a CDS encoding DNA cytosine methyltransferase: protein MNYKVLDLFCGAGGFSTGLEHLKEFKTLIGLDFDKQALMTFENNHKNAIGVCGDITEQEIKSQVIQHAKNLKINMIIGGPPCQGFSNKGKNLGLKDPRNFLFLEYIDIVKAIKPQIFIIENVKNLISCAKGYFLKEIKEKFNILGYQLSYHILNARDYGVPQSRERAFIVGARYFNFDFNLLEPLQIVSVKEAISDLAYLNSNEGAFESDYSKPIQSTYQALMRKNSNKLYNHKATNHSEIALEKLKLIPNEQGKECLPKNLHGKQQFKSTWGRLSWDKVSPTIDTRFDTPSNGTNSHPELHRSITPREAARIQSFSDDYIFYGNKTSICKQIGNAVPPLLALALGKALLKSMST, encoded by the coding sequence ATGAATTATAAGGTTTTAGACCTATTTTGTGGCGCCGGAGGTTTTAGTACTGGATTAGAACACTTAAAAGAATTTAAAACTCTAATAGGGCTAGATTTTGACAAACAAGCTTTAATGACTTTTGAAAATAACCATAAAAATGCCATTGGGGTTTGTGGGGACATTACAGAACAAGAAATTAAATCGCAAGTTATACAACACGCTAAAAATTTAAAAATCAATATGATAATTGGCGGACCTCCTTGTCAAGGCTTTTCTAATAAAGGAAAAAATTTAGGTCTAAAAGACCCTAGAAATTTCTTGTTTTTAGAATATATAGACATTGTGAAAGCCATAAAACCACAAATTTTTATTATTGAAAATGTGAAAAACTTAATTTCATGTGCCAAGGGATATTTTCTAAAAGAAATCAAAGAAAAATTTAATATTTTAGGGTATCAGTTAAGCTATCACATTCTAAATGCTAGAGATTATGGCGTTCCTCAAAGCAGAGAAAGAGCTTTTATTGTAGGGGCTAGGTATTTTAATTTTGATTTTAACTTATTAGAGCCCTTGCAAATCGTGAGCGTGAAAGAAGCAATTAGCGATTTAGCTTATCTCAATTCCAATGAAGGCGCATTTGAAAGTGATTATTCAAAACCAATCCAATCAACCTACCAAGCATTAATGCGAAAAAATAGCAATAAGCTCTACAATCATAAGGCAACCAATCATAGTGAAATAGCCTTAGAAAAATTAAAACTTATTCCCAACGAACAAGGTAAAGAATGTTTGCCCAAAAACCTACATGGAAAACAGCAATTTAAAAGCACATGGGGGCGTTTAAGTTGGGATAAAGTAAGCCCCACCATAGACACAAGATTTGACACCCCAAGCAATGGCACAAATTCACACCCAGAATTACACCGCTCTATCACACCACGAGAGGCTGCTAGAATACAAAGTTTTAGTGATGACTATATTTTTTATGGGAATAAGACAAGCATTTGCAAACAAATCGGCAATGCTGTGCCCCCTCTTTTAGCCCTAGCTTTGGGTAAAGCTCTTTTAAAAAGCATGAGCACATGA